Within the Nitrospiraceae bacterium genome, the region TCAGGTCCATGGTAAAGGCGCCGAGGGCGTCGGCCCGTCCGAGACTCCCGTAGCCCATTCGAATCGCGCAACGTGCCACGTCGGCCTCGCTCTCCGGTAAGGCATGGGTCTGCAAGTCGTGCATCATCTGGAGTTTGTGCTCGACGTCGCGGAGAAACCAATAGGCGTCGGTGAGCTGTTGTTGCTCGTCGGCAGAAAGAAGCCGGTGGTCGTGGAACCGTTGCAGCGCCCCCACAGTCCGCCTATCGAGCAGATCGGGCAGGGCCCGGCCGATGAGCACCTGAATCGTCTGAACCAAGAATTCGATTTCCCTGATTCCGCCGGTCCCGAGCTTCACGTTCCGGTGCGTGTGCCCCCGCCCGGCCATCTTCTCGTCGATCATGTCCTTCACGGAACGGACGTCGCGGACCACGGCCAGCGCCCGGTCCTTGCTCACGGGAGCGAGTCCCGGCTCCAAGACGAAGGGCTTGACCATGCGTACAAAGGCTTCTCCCAGCTCGGTTGATCCCGCAATGGGCCAAGCCTTCAACAGGGCTAAACGCTCCCAGACTTGCCCGCGTTTTTCGTAATAGCGTCCGTAGGCCTCGAGCGCGCGAGCCAGTTGCCCCACACTGCCTTCGGCTCGGAGGCGCAGGTCGACCCGAAACACCGCCCCTTCACGCGTCTGCTCGGCCAAGGCCTTGGTCAGGTTCCTCGCCAGCAGTTCAAAATATTCCTCGTTGGAGAGGGTCCGATCCTCGTCGGACTTTCCGGCCAGGGTCCTGCGCGTCTCCCCATCGGCCGAGGAATAGATGTAGATGAGGTCCACGTCGGAGCTGTAGTTCAGCTCGTGCCCGCCGAGCTTGCCCATTCCGATCACGGAAAATTGGGTTTCGACCCATGTCCCTTCTTTAGTCTGATGCATCGGGGTTCCATAGAGCGCTTTCAAATCCCGATCCACGATTTCATACGCGGCATGGATGAGCACCGAGGCCAGGTCCGAGAGGGAATCGGTTGTCTCCCACACCGTCGCAAGCCGCAGCAGATCCCGGACACCGATCCGCAACATCTCGCGCCGGCGGACACGCCGCAACACATCCAACTTGAGTTCGGTAGTCTTCAACGATCCGAGACTCTGCCGCACGGCAGCCTCCATGCCTTCGCGGGTCGGTGCTGTCGAGAGGACCTGTTCTTCCGCCAGCCAGTAGACCAGCATGGGGTCGCGGATCAGCGCGAAGGCCAGCGAGTCGCTGTTGCCGAAAATCGTGCAGAGCAATCCCAGCATGCGCGGCGAGGCTTGTAAGTATTGAAGCAGCGCTGCCCTGTTGGCACTGCCGGTGAAGAGGCGTTCCCAATGGTTGAGAGCCTGGTCGGGATCCGCAGTACGGGCAATTTCGGCGAGCAGCATGGGAAAGATCGAGGCCAGCAGCCGACGCGTATGGGGCTCGCCCGCCATCGTCTGGATATTGACGTCGGCTTCGGCCGGCCGTTCGATGCCGTAGGGGGTCAGGATACGGGCAACCTCCGCCGCCTCCAGACCGGAGGCAATCAACAACGGAAGTGGATCCGGATAGGTACGGCTGGCGACGGCCGCCGCGCGGCGGCCCTTCACCCCTGTCGGTTTCTTAACCATTGCGCCGCATTATACTGTCGCAATTCTCCCGGTACAACGAACGCTGCTTCGGGTATACTTCGGTCCCATGCAATCCGCGCAGGCCGATCGCGAGCGGATCCTCAACCTCTTGACTCCGCTATGCCGGGACATCGACCACGAAGTCCTGCAGGACTTCGTCTCGCGAATGGACCAGGACTACTTCGCGGTCTTTTCCCCTCCTCTCATCGCCGAACATGTCGCGTTGGCCGCGTATCTCACACCCGAGCATCCCTGCGAAGTCCGCTTTGCGAAGGTCGATCGCGGACGCTGGACGATCACGATCGTCGCCTACGACTACTTTTCGGAATTCGCCACGATCTGCGGACTACTCTCAGCATTCGGGTTAAATATCGAAGAAGGGCGCATCTTCACCTCAGCGGAAAGCGAACCCTCGCGGACAGGACGATCCGGCACGCCCTATGGACTACGCCCAAGGCCGCAGGGCCGCCCCGGCCTCACTCGCAAAAAGATCGTGGATGTCTTCACCGTCAGCCCTATCGAAGGACAGACCTTCGCTGCGGGGGATCAAAAGCGGCTGAAGGACCAGCTCTCGCGCATGATCCTCCTGTTGGACGACAACCAGTTTGACGAAGCGAGACAACAGGTCAACCGTCAACTGATCGAGCAGCTCGGCAAACGTCGCAGCTCGTTCAGCGGCTTGCTGCACACCGTGCATATCACCTTCGACAATAGCCAATCGGCCACCGACACGATCATGGACATCCGGTCGGACGACACGCCGGCCTTCCTCTATGCCTTCGCCAACGCCTTGGCGATGCGCAACGTCTACATCAGCAAGGCCCAGTTCGCGATCGAGGAGGGCAAGCTGCACGACCGCTTCTACGTCCGCAACCGCTTCGGGCAGAAACTCCTCGACCCGGTCGACCAGGAACAACTCCGCCTCACCGCCGTCCTCATCAAACAATTCACCCATGCCCTGACCTGGGCGCCAGACCCGGCCAAAGCGCTGGAATCTTTCGATCAATTTCTCGACCTCGTACTGGAAGGCTCGCGGCAGACCGGGAAAAAGCAAGCCTGGGATTTCATCAAAGACAAGAAGACATTTCCGCTCTTGGCGAGACTTCTCGGCGCCAGCGACTTCCTCTGGGAAGACTTTCTCCGTCGGCAGCACGTCAACCTCCTGCCATTGTTGAAAGACTATCGCGACGCCCCGCTGATTAAGCCTCAGGCTACGCTGCGTAAAGAACTCACCCGTGCGATCGCCAAAGCCAAGACCGACGAGGCCCGCAAGGAGGCGCTCAACCACTTCAAGGACCAAGAACTGTTCCGTATCGACATGAAACACATCGTCGAGCCGGGCACGAGCCTCCCCGACTTCTCATTGGCGATTTCGGAGCTGGCCGAAGTGATCGTGGAACGCAGCCTAATCGACTGCCAGGCCAAGCTGAACAAGCTCTATGGCGCTCCGCGCCTGCCCAACAAGAAACCCTGCCCCTTCGCCATCCTCGGCGCGGGCAAATTCGGCGGACGTGAGTTGGGTTACGCCTCCGACATCGAAGTGCTCTTCGTCTACGGCGGCCCAGGCCGCACCAGCGGCAAACAGGCCATCGAGAACAGTGAGTACTTCGAGCGGCTGGCACAGGAGCTGTTGCAGTGGATCGAGGCCAAGCAAGAAGGCATCTTTCATATCGACGTGCGGCTCAGACCCCACGGCGGCAAGGGATCGCTCGCCAACGCGTTCGAGGAGGTCTGTAGGTATTACAGCACCGAGGGTCTCGCCGCGCCGTTCGAACGGCAGGCGCTCATTAAGCTCCGCCACATCGCGGGGGACGAGTCACTCGGGAAAAAGGTTGAAGCTCATCGGGACAGCTTTGTCTACAGCGGCGCTCCTTGGGACTTGAAGGTGGCGCTCGACCTGCGGCGGCAGCAGGTCAAGCAGCTCGTCGAGCCGGGGCAGATCAATCTCAAGCACAGCCACGGCGGGATCGTCACGCTGGAATATGCAATCCAGTATCTCCAAGTCATGCACGGCCACCGCGTCCCAAGCCTCCGCACACCGAACACGCTTCGCGCCCTCGGCGCCCTCATCGACGCCAGCCTGATCCCCCGCGCCACCGGCGAGAGCCTCCGCAAATCCTACCTCTTCATCCGCATGCTCATCGATGGCCTGCGCATGGTGCGGGGCAACACGAAGGACCTCGTGCTCCCCCCACCCGAGTCCGACGAGTTCATTTTCCTCGCCCGCCGTATCGGCTACCAAACAGAAGACTGGCAAACCGGAGCCAAGCACCTGCTGTCGGATATCGAGCAGCATATGAAACAGAACCGGGAGTTCTTCGAGAAGATGTTTGGGAAGGTGTGAGGGAAGGTAAGAAGATGGAGGAGGACAGGTCTTCGCAGCTCCGGCGATGGCTCAAGCGTGCAGGGCCTCCTGGCCTCTGGGCTGTGCAACTCGTTCCATTTCTGGATTCTATCCGAATGGAACTTCGAACAGTGCTCGCCCTCGCCTTCGGCGACCATGGCCACAAGGCCCTGCGAGCCATCGCAAGTCGCCGCGCTGATCTGTTCTCCTCCAACTCAGAGGTATGAAACGGTGTCAGGTACTGAACGCTTGTCGTGTGTGGAAACCCTATCAAGAACGGTTTCGTTGAGAGCGCGTGAGATGCTCGAGAAGAAACACCCGACGGTAACACCCCTCGCCATGTTGTCAGGATGCAGACCGTGATGACACGCGATCTCGGGTTCCTTGTCGCTGCTCTTGTTTTGACTGCGAGCAGTGTCGCATCAAGTGAGCCGGAACGAATCTCGATTCAGCGGTTGCTGTCTCCCCAAGGGATTTCATACGAAAGTCATCTGGTGACCCTGCAGGGCAGGGCAAGTGGCATTCACATAACCCCGCCGTTCTCGTTCCAGAAGTGTCCAGTGCTGTACGGGCGAGCAGCTTTTACACTGCAGGACGATACAGGCGCTCTCACTGTCCACGTACTGGGAAGTTGTTTCCGGCCCGGCGCGGTTGAGGCCCTTCCCAAGGATGGGGAACACGTGCGAGTGACCGCGATAGTTCATGTGTTGAGTGCAGACCCGCCGATCCAAGTTCGAGTACAGGCCATCGCGATCGAGATTCTTGATTCAAATCGAACGCCGTGACACGAGAAATAGCCGAGGCTAGTAGATCGCCTCAGGAACAATCTACCAGATATCGCTATCCACTAACCTACCCTTCCAGACCAAACTGAACAGTCGTGCGCTTTCTCTTCTTAGATGGCCCCCCGCTCGTTTCCTTCATATAATCACCCTGTCAGCCGAAACTCTCCTCACCCTCGAGAGGTCACCATGAAGCTCCCGCGCAAGCAAGCTGCAGTGATCCGCGAAGCCCTCGCCGCATGGAAACGCGAAGGGTTGATTGCCGAGGCACAGGCCGCCACCTTAGCGGGAACCATCGAAGTGCAATACTTCGATTGGCGCAGGTTGGCGAAGTACTCCTTTTGGATCGCGCTGTTCTCGATCGTTGCCTCCGTCAGCGCGGCCTTGTCCGATCGCGCGCTGGTGGCACTTCTCGAAACGCTCTTCGAAACCCCTCCGCTCGCGCGCTGTATCATGCTGTCTGTCGGCGCGGCAAGCTTGTATCGATGGGGCCTTCACCGACGCACGCAAGCGCCGGACGAGGTCTATCGCAACGAAGCCATCATGTTCCTCGGTGTGCTGGCCACCGCAGGCGCCGTGTCGCAGCTGGGCCTCGCCTTGGATACGGGTTCCAGGCACATTTCCCTTCTACTGCTGCTCTCGTTTGTCGTATATGCGGCGCTGGGAGTGCTGCTCCAATCGAACCTTATTTGGATCTTTGCGCTGGCTTCCCTGGGAAGTTGGATGGGAACCGAGACGGGCTACATGTCTGGTTGGGGAGCCTATTATCTTGGCATGAACTATCCGCTCCGGTTCGTCTTATTTGGCACGCTGCTCACCGGATCCGCATTGGCCTGGGAGAAGCATCCAATCGGTACGCACCTTCATCGAAGCACGCTGGCGATGGGGTTGCTCTACCTGTTCATTGCCCTATGGATCATGTCGATCTTCGGCAACTACGGCGACATGCGTGCGTGGGAGCGAGTCAGGCAGATCGAATTGTTCCATTGGTCGATTCTCTTCGCCGCCGTCGCAGGCTGGGCGATCTATCATGGGCTGCGTCACGACGATGACATGACAAAAGGATTCGGGCTGACGTTTCTGGGGATCAACCTGTACACGCGCTTCTTCGAGCTCTTTTGGAACGGCCTGCACAAGGCGCTGTTCTTTGGCCTCTTGGGGGTGAGCTTTTGGTACATCGGCAGCAAAGCCGAGACGATCTGGAACCTGGGCAAACGTGAGCTAGTGCAGATGCCAAAACCAGAGACTCAGGCCTAACCCACTGGACCCAGCCGTAGGAGGCAGAAGTCAATGGCCAGTGGAGATTCATCAGGACCTGTGCTTCCGAACGCCCCCAACCGCACAGCGAACGCCGGCCTAGGGCTAACGATCGGCAGGACGCAGGCACGACGGTGGCTGCTGACGCGTGACTTCGGCCTCATCTGGTGGAGCCAGGTGTTGTCGCAGGTCGCAGACGGAGTGAGCAAGCTGGCGCTGCTCTGGTTCGTCTATGCGATCACCGGATCCCCGCTCAAGACCACGATGATCGGTCTGCTCCAGACCCTCCCACCCATCGTGTTCGGCCCATTTATCGGCGTGCTGGTAGATCGGCTTCCCAAGAAAGCCATCTTGATCGTGAGCGATGTTACCAGAGGAGTGTTGATCGGTGTTGTCCCCTGCATGGTCGCAGTCCCTCACTTCACAGTAGGCTCACTCTATATGCTGGTCTTTCTCTATGGCATCGCGACGGCCGTTTTCGTGCCGACATTGTCCTCAGCCGTGCCCTTCATGGTGCCGCGCAGGCAATTCACAGCGGCCAATGCACTACTCCAAAGTACAACCAGCCTTGGGATCATGATTGGTCCTGCCCTGAGCGGACTCGGCATCGCGCTTACCGGTTCTCAGGAAGTCCTCTGCTGGAATGCCGTCACCTACCTGGCCTCTGCCGCCTGCCTCACTCCCATTCGGTTAAGGGAGCAGGGAGCGCCGGCGCATCGGACTGAATCTGGTTCTACCGTCCTTCGCCACATGGTGGACGGTATGCGCTACGCGTTCTTCACACACCGGCAATTATTGGTCCTGATCATCATGGCCTCCGTCTACACCTTCGGCACCGGCGCGTTCACCACCCTTTTCCCGGTATTCGGTTCCACCATGCTGGGACTCGGCCCCGTCGAGGTCGGCTATCTGTGGTCTTGGTTGGGTGTCGGTTTCTTCCTGACATCCATCGGGCTCATCCGATTGAGCGAATGGCCTATGGACAAGCGAGTCCTAACCATCGCCGCCGCCTGCCTGCTGGGTGGAGCGTCGGTCTGCGCGCTCACTTGGGTCACCGACGTAAAGGCCGCCGCACTACTCATCACCTGCATTGGAATCGGATTCGGAGCCTGGACGCCGATGGCCTGGGGAATGATCCAAGAAATGGCGCCGGCAAACATGCTCGGGCGAGTCATGTCCGCCTATACGGCGGTCGCCACTGCTACCTCATTGGCTGGAATGAGCTTCTTCGGCTGGGTGACGGAAGCGTTCGGCTCCGCCATCAGCGTCGTGGGAATCGGTCTGATCCTGTGCTGTCTCGCGCTCTTGAGCCGATGGTTCAGCCGGCACGTCCATGAGCTTCGACCCGCCTCGGCAATCAGAAACTCGAATTGACGTTGGATTGAAGTTGGTAGCAGAGTTTCGATTCCGTTCCGTCAATCCGCTCAGGCGGCACGCAACAAGCGTGAGTCTCCTCGAACGGAGTAGTCGGGCCGTCACAACTCCCCAGTTGCCTCCCATAGCGACGTTCTGCCACTGCCATGTCCCTCCCCTCGCCTGGCATAACAATCTGTGAATCGCCGCACATGAATGGATGCATTGTTGTGAGGATAGTCATCGGTCGCAAAACCAGCACCGCCCCTGCGAATACATGCATTTAAACTTGTTGACGCATTCCTGCGCTTGGAGCACGCTACCGCTCACTCAGCTGTGACGCTCCTGAGCCACCAGCCTTTTGCGCGGAGGCCATTCATGAAACAAGCGGTGGTGTTGATCCATGGAATCGGTGAACAGCAACCGATGGAGACGCTACGGCGTTTCGTCTCCTCCGTGCTCCCGCCATCAGAGGACGGACAAGAGGCCTACTTCAGCAAGCCCGATCGGATGTCGGAGTTGTTCGAACTGCGTCGTCTGAAAAGCCGAGGGCGGACGAAGACCGACTTTTACGAGTATTACTGGGCCTACAATGTCGAAGGCACAAAGTTCTCCCACCTCGCGGGGTGGTTCTTTGGTCTGCTGTTCCGACGTTGGTCGAACATTCCTCCTGGGCTCAAGAGCCTATGGGGCCTCTCTTGGTGCACGATGGCTGCACTGGCTGCGGGGGTCGCGATGGGATATGTCGCCCTCATCGGAAAGTGGTTCGAAGCCCAGCTACGCTATGGACCCGTCGGGCTTGTCCTCGCACTCTTGCTCTTCGGCCTGCAAGGCTTTCTGCTCTATTATGTAGGTGACGCCGCACGATACCTGAGCCCGAACCCGCGCAACATCGCCCTCCGGCAAAAGATTCGTGCGGAAGGGGTCCAGTTACTGAGGCACCTGCATGATTCACGGGAGTACGACCGTATTGTCGTTGTCGGGCATAGTTTGGGGAGCGTGATCGGCTACGACCTGATTGCGAGACTTTGGCTGGAATACAACACGGTCTACGACTTCAAAACCAATGCGACCCTCCTTGCTGCCTATCTCAGCGAGGGGAAGGCCCCCCAACCCATCATCGGACATCGGCTCCATGAGACTGGACAGCTCCTCTCGTCCGACCATAGCGACGAGGCCCTTCAAGCATTCCAACGTGCACAGACGGAGGGGTGGAAAGAACAGCAGCGATGGGGCAACCCCTGGCGCGTCTCCGACTTCATCACGATCGGCAGCCCACTTGCCCATGCCATGCTCCTACTGGCCAGTGACGGCGACGATTTTAAGGCCCGTCAAGCGCAACGGGAACTGCCGACCTGCCCGCCGGTCACGGATAAGAAGGGCTATGGGTATGTCGACGAACAGCCGCTCGTTGTCGGAAACGGACGACGGTTCTCGCCCCACATTCTCCATCACGGCGCCGCGTTCGCGGTGACCAGATGGACCAACCTCTATTGCCCTGCCCGCCTCGGTCTGTTCGGCGATATCATCGGCGGCCCTTTGAAGAAGGTATTCGGCGCCGGCATCAGGGACATTGCGGTCACGGTACGGGGATGGCGGCGGTGGACACTTCTGGCTCACACGGCCTACTGGTCACGCAATGCGGCAGGCACTGGGGCAAGCGAACCGGAGAGCAAGCCACAGTGGGCCCTGACTGCGCTGAAGGACGCGTTAGGGCTCGAGGACTTAAGACAGTTCCGCATCGGCGGCCCCCCTGCCGAGAAGAAGGCCCCTGCCGTCGGCGATCAGCGCCTCCAGGAACAGCCGCCCCTCACTACGCAGGGTACCTCGACCTGACCGCAATCAGGACAGTCGGGCATACGCGCGCTTTTTCATAGCGCCCACTTGACCCTAGTATCACCCACAGCCGCCGACTCCCAACAGTCGCACCCCGGTGGCCGCCCCCCCCACCATGGCCGCTCCCATCGCGTGATTTCGCGATGGTTCCCGCCGCGGCTCACCCAACTCGCGAACCCATATTTACCCCTAAGTTCCACAACCAAATGCCTCTATACAGTCGCCGGCCGCTCTGCTAGAGTCAGCACCCATGGCCGCTTTGCTGGTGATCGATGACGAGCCTGGTGTCCTGGAATTTCTCGCCCTGGTCCTACGCCAAGCCGGACATACCGTTGTCACCGCCGACAACGGTCGCGAAGCATTCCGCATACTCCATCAGTCACCGGTTGACCTGGTGCTCACCGACATCTACATGCCCGAACAGGACGGGATCGAACTGGTGCAACGTGTCCGTTCGCAGTTCCCCGAAATCAAGCTCATTGCGATATCCGGTGGCGTAGGCGGAGAATCGCTCCTGGAGGCGGCTGGACGCCTTGGCGCCGACGCAGCGTTGAGCAAACCCGTGACGTCGAATGACCTCATCAAGACGGTGGCTCAGGTCCTGCAGTGTCCCCTCCCATCTGCATAACAAGACGCCCCCAGCAGGAGCCCGGTCATCCTGCTACACACTATTCCACGCAGGCCAGGTAGGACTTCGGACAGTTTGCATCGAGGCCGCCTGACGCATTGCCCCGCAAGGGAATCCGCTCCATTTGCTCCAACACCTGAGGGAAGTGGTTGGGCGCGCGCGTCCAAAAAAGATAATTGGCCCGCAGCCGATCGCGACTGAATGCGAGCAATTCGGCAATCGTCGGCACGCGTCCTTTGCCGTCGTGGCGCGTGTTGTCATAGTTGGCCTGCATCACCGACGGCGTCAACGGGATCAAGCCGGACATCTGCGGATAATAGTGGTAGACCCCCTTGAGCTTGTTGGGATGATCGAAGTTCAACCCAGGGTCCTCGAGAAACACGTCCGGCCCGCCAAGCCCCGTGCCGATCGACCGCAGCTGATCGACGAAACCGGCGAGAATCTCGCGCGGGTAATTGACGAATTGATACGTTACGGTGTTCGGAAAAGACACTCGCATCTGTCGCTGCACGCTCAGCAGGTTGTCGAAATATTTGCCGGTGTCGTGGCTCGACACCAGATCGATCGGTTGGCCTAACGCAGTTTCCGTGAATCCGAGGCCTTCAAAGTGCGCGTGGCCATTGAAGCGTTTTCCTAACTCGGCGACCAGTGCCGCCAGCCGATCGTGGACTCCGGAATTCCACAACTTGAGGTTGTACCCCCGCAGCGTGCTCTGGCCGAAGTTGCTGAATGCAAAGGCGCCGCCTTCGTACCGTTCATTGCGCATGTAGGTCGGCACCGGGAACACTTGCGGACTGAACGACTTCAGCTCCAACAGAATGACCAGATGTTTGTTCATCGGGGCCA harbors:
- a CDS encoding beta-galactosidase; protein product: MHGQASGIVAQSADRWRLHIDRARNCAPVMLFLAVMLVVIVGWGKDIVAAADVPTTPGAVKWHPGHYYAPMPFMRANPSIMAQIYAELKATPALRGLQVRFPWPELEPEEGRYDFKAIEQILAELAPMNKHLVILLELKSFSPQVFPVPTYMRNERYEGGAFAFSNFGQSTLRGYNLKLWNSGVHDRLAALVAELGKRFNGHAHFEGLGFTETALGQPIDLVSSHDTGKYFDNLLSVQRQMRVSFPNTVTYQFVNYPREILAGFVDQLRSIGTGLGGPDVFLEDPGLNFDHPNKLKGVYHYYPQMSGLIPLTPSVMQANYDNTRHDGKGRVPTIAELLAFSRDRLRANYLFWTRAPNHFPQVLEQMERIPLRGNASGGLDANCPKSYLACVE
- a CDS encoding MFS transporter — encoded protein: MASGDSSGPVLPNAPNRTANAGLGLTIGRTQARRWLLTRDFGLIWWSQVLSQVADGVSKLALLWFVYAITGSPLKTTMIGLLQTLPPIVFGPFIGVLVDRLPKKAILIVSDVTRGVLIGVVPCMVAVPHFTVGSLYMLVFLYGIATAVFVPTLSSAVPFMVPRRQFTAANALLQSTTSLGIMIGPALSGLGIALTGSQEVLCWNAVTYLASAACLTPIRLREQGAPAHRTESGSTVLRHMVDGMRYAFFTHRQLLVLIIMASVYTFGTGAFTTLFPVFGSTMLGLGPVEVGYLWSWLGVGFFLTSIGLIRLSEWPMDKRVLTIAAACLLGGASVCALTWVTDVKAAALLITCIGIGFGAWTPMAWGMIQEMAPANMLGRVMSAYTAVATATSLAGMSFFGWVTEAFGSAISVVGIGLILCCLALLSRWFSRHVHELRPASAIRNSN
- a CDS encoding response regulator → MAALLVIDDEPGVLEFLALVLRQAGHTVVTADNGREAFRILHQSPVDLVLTDIYMPEQDGIELVQRVRSQFPEIKLIAISGGVGGESLLEAAGRLGADAALSKPVTSNDLIKTVAQVLQCPLPSA